The genomic segment GAGAGCAGCAGTCTTCCATCTCAAAACCCAGCGACGTCTTTTTCCCTGGATACGGCGATATCGATCTGCGCTATCGCCATCAGGCTCAGGCCCGCCCCCAGGGCTTAGTTCGCATTGCAGAACTGCAGCACGGCAGTGCAGACTGTAGCCGCAATTTTTTTAATCTCACCTATTTATCGCGCTCCGTCGAAGATATTTATCCATCACTGAGAGGAGCAGAAACAGTGGATCAGGTCACTTGGGAAGACGATCTACAGCCCTATGAGCTGATCTACTTGACAGGACGCGAGAGCTTATCTCTGAATAGCCGTCAATGTTCAATGCTGTCTAGGTTTCTGGAGCAGGGAGGAACGTTACTGGTGGATGCCCCCAGTGACGCAAAAGAGCTGATTCAATCGGTTCAGATCCTAGCTCAACAACTACAGACACCGTTGAAGTCATTGCAAGAATCCCGCCGTGACCACCCGCTACGAATGAAGCCGTTCCTGTTCTCTGCATTGCCGGTGGCAGATCAAACTAGGATTCAGCTTTTATCAGGTGGAGGGATTATTCTCTCCATTGGCAACTTAGCCGGACTGTGGGGGTTAGATGAGGGATTGTTGCGATCTCGAGATGAAATAAGAACGGCCCAGGAATTAGGGGTCAATATATTACACTTTGCGTGGAAACGCAGGCAAATGTTTGCTTGAGGAACAAGAAAAGTGAAGTACTGATGACGCGATTTGGATCGAAGAAACAGACACGGGCGCGACTATCCAATTCCATATCATCTATATCTCAGACCACATCCCTATAAACTCCCCGCTAGACCGAAGCGCGATCGCAACCACGCAAACCCGATATCACCGACAAGGCAACAGCCCCATGCTGCCGAGAATTTTGAGCGAGGAATCCTGGGAAGGATTGACGTATACAGAGTTGTCGCGAGAGGGGCACTTTTTGGCTGGGGCAGAAGTATACGTTGATGATGATGTACAGACTTCCGTCTCATTCATCGTGATTGTTCTGATTCAAGAAGCAGATGGATAGCTTCCTATCAACACCGCTAGAATAGCAAAGCACAGTCTTTTCGAAACTGTGCGACTTTACCTTCATTTTCTGGACAACAATCTATGTCAATTTACGTCGGCAATCTATCCTACGATGTGGCCGAAGAAGACTTGAGCGGTGCTTTTGCCGAATATGGCACTGTTAAAAGTGCAAAACTCCCTACTGACCGTGAAACTGGACGGCCCAGAGGCTTTGGCTTTGTGGAGATGAATACAGAGGCCGAGGAAACAGCAGCTATTGAAGCCCTTGATGGTGCCGAGTGGATGGGACGCCAGCTCAAGGTCAACAAAGCGAAGCCCCGAGAAAATCGCGGTGGCGGTAATCGTGGTGGTGGCTCTGGCTGGTAACTTCTTGGATTTAGGCTGCTAGCGATAACGCAGCTCTATCAATAGAAACGCAAGGGACTGTTTTTGGGCAGTCCCTTTTTGGTGAATGCCTCTGTCTCTATGTCGGGACAAGGTCAATGCTGGTCTTCGAGGAAAATGGGACAACCAGGATTCAAGAAAAAACCACGATCGATAATGTTGTCTATTCTTGGTTGGGCAACAATAGTCTAAGTTAAAGCCGATAATAGCTGCTGAACGATCGCGATCTCCGAACGCAGACAACCGTTGCATCAACCGACCATGTTTTTATGTTCCGGTACAGCATAGTTGTTCGCCTGCTGGGACAACGGCATCCCTTTCACGGCTCGCTCGATGTCACACTGTCTAAAAACTGCATTACAGCTTGATTGAATAGCTCAGGGAATTCCATCCAACAGTTATGTCCGCCACGCTCTAATTCTACTAGCTCAGCTTTTGGAATCTTGCCAGCAAGTTCTTCTGAAAACTCCACAGGAATGAAGATATCATCTCCACCAATCAAAACCAGAGTCGGAACTGAGATTTGGCTGATTCGAGATCGCGTGTCATGCTTAATTAGCGCAGCAACTTGTCCGGCAAAACCATGTGTAGATAGCGGATGAGGATGATTACTCGCAAGATTGACTGAAGCCGTCACCGTTTCGTCATGTTTAAAGAAATCGTCTGTGTAAACCCACAAAAACCCTTCTCGTATACGGGTTTCTAAAGATACATTTTCGTTAAG from the Acaryochloris thomasi RCC1774 genome contains:
- a CDS encoding DUF4159 domain-containing protein gives rise to the protein MAHSFPTPAIATLQRQQVKDGLLLNAERWQRAHAYHRQRQNVHYQSLNQPGIVCGLGVHAIPAPESVAAEYRDSRWVKIQPGIAIDLEGNLIIVPQPLNFRLATEVKESEPLTVYLVAQYRDPDQLEDTPDHEVVQETFRIDERSRPPGRLDVELCRVLLREQQSSISKPSDVFFPGYGDIDLRYRHQAQARPQGLVRIAELQHGSADCSRNFFNLTYLSRSVEDIYPSLRGAETVDQVTWEDDLQPYELIYLTGRESLSLNSRQCSMLSRFLEQGGTLLVDAPSDAKELIQSVQILAQQLQTPLKSLQESRRDHPLRMKPFLFSALPVADQTRIQLLSGGGIILSIGNLAGLWGLDEGLLRSRDEIRTAQELGVNILHFAWKRRQMFA
- a CDS encoding RNB domain-containing ribonuclease, producing MWIEETDTGATIQFHIIYISDHIPINSPLDRSAIATTQTRYHRQGNSPMLPRILSEESWEGLTYTELSREGHFLAGAEVYVDDDVQTSVSFIVIVLIQEADG
- a CDS encoding RNA recognition motif domain-containing protein translates to MSIYVGNLSYDVAEEDLSGAFAEYGTVKSAKLPTDRETGRPRGFGFVEMNTEAEETAAIEALDGAEWMGRQLKVNKAKPRENRGGGNRGGGSGW
- a CDS encoding alpha/beta fold hydrolase, which gives rise to MYYEVHGRGEPIVLIHGLSMDSSTWLNQVSVLSQKFQVIVFDNRGVGQTDAPNEDYSTEMMADDTIALLQFLKVDNAHVLGFSMGGMIAQIVALKCPELVKSLILNTTAAQLPAKAKYIVQNWLRMLNENVSLETRIREGFLWVYTDDFFKHDETVTASVNLASNHPHPLSTHGFAGQVAALIKHDTRSRISQISVPTLVLIGGDDIFIPVEFSEELAGKIPKAELVELERGGHNCWMEFPELFNQAVMQFLDSVTSSEP